In Gordonia sp. SL306, the genomic window CGACGAACGGTCGGGCGGTGATGACGGCCCATCCCGTTGGTCGAGTAGCCCGCGAACGGAGTGAGCGTGCGTATCGAGACCACCCTCCACCGGCCCAGTGATTCCTGTCGGTGCCCCGCGATAGTCTGTGTCCAGTTGATCTCCACGAGGGCTTTGCGTATTCGATGACGGGCAGATGTTGTTGGTGTCCTGTCGATTTCGTCCAGTGAGGCCTGCTCGTGTTCGTGTTCACCGATCCTGTCGCCGACGATGCGGCGCTGTCCTGCGCCCCGTCGTCCGAGCTGGCGGGTACGGCGCGTGATGCATTGCGGTTGAGTCGGCAGGCCGAGGCCCGTTCGCTGCTCGCGGCCCATCGGCTTGGGCAGTCGGTGTACGACGAGATGTTGGCGTCGCTGGATCCCGAACGACAGATGATGGTGCGCAACCCCGCCGACAAGGCGGCTATCGGCGAGATATCGCTGCAGTTGGGCATCTCCCGGAAGAAGGCGGGCACCTGGTTCAATCTCGGCGAGGCGTTGCGGTGTCTGCCGAAGATCCGGATGGCATATCTGGCGGGTGATTTCAGTACGCATCGGATGTCGGTGATGGTCTATGCGGCACGGTCGGCGCCCGAGGTGCCGATCGGCGACAATGCGCCGGAATCGGAGCCCACTGTCGGTGCCGAGGATGCCGACCCGGCAGACGCCGACGTCACGTCTGACGACCCGGTCGAGAGTGATCCGGCCGAGGACGCCACCACCGCAGAACCCGATTTCGAGGACATCGCACTGGACTTTGCATCGCGCCCGTCCACCGACAAGGTGCTGCGTGACGAACTCGAAGAGGCGGTCATCAGTCTGGATCCGGAGGGTGCCGCCGAGGCGCGTGACGGATTTGCCGACGCGTGGCAGAACGTCACCATCACCGACGACTCATCCGGTCACGCCAACATCGACGCATGTGTGCCGGCCGAGGACGCGGTGTTCCTGCGTGAGCGGATCGGTGCGTTGATCGCCGAGCGGGTGTGTCGCCGCGATCCTCGCACGATCGGCCGCCGCCGCGTGCTCGCATTGGCGGAGCTGCTCGGGGTGCCTGGCAAGAAGCTGACGTGTGCATGTGGTCTGGACGAATGCCCGATGCGCGCGCCTGATGCCACGACGGACGAGCAGGCTTCGGCGATGCATGTCCCGACCGACGTCGCGGACGATCGTCACGGGAGTTCACGCGCACCCGCAGAACCGCCGCCGTGGACGCTCGTCGTCGATCCGACCGGTGTCGAGGTGCCCCGACTACGTGGCTTCGGGGCCATCGATCCGTCCTTGGCGGCCACCTTGTCTCCGCGAGCCTCGCTGATCACGCTGCCTTCGCACCTGATCCGCAGGCGCTCCGGACTCGTCGTCGTCGGCGAACGTGGACCGGCACCGC contains:
- a CDS encoding HNH endonuclease signature motif containing protein, which encodes MFTDPVADDAALSCAPSSELAGTARDALRLSRQAEARSLLAAHRLGQSVYDEMLASLDPERQMMVRNPADKAAIGEISLQLGISRKKAGTWFNLGEALRCLPKIRMAYLAGDFSTHRMSVMVYAARSAPEVPIGDNAPESEPTVGAEDADPADADVTSDDPVESDPAEDATTAEPDFEDIALDFASRPSTDKVLRDELEEAVISLDPEGAAEARDGFADAWQNVTITDDSSGHANIDACVPAEDAVFLRERIGALIAERVCRRDPRTIGRRRVLALAELLGVPGKKLTCACGLDECPMRAPDATTDEQASAMHVPTDVADDRHGSSRAPAEPPPWTLVVDPTGVEVPRLRGFGAIDPSLAATLSPRASLITLPSHLIRRRSGLVVVGERGPAPPVDPTGHGGFEHPPTGALTHTPSERLRHEVLLSDLICRYPFCGMPSHDCELDHIVKFDHADPHAGGWTVAFNLAPLCRPDHHRKHLGRWRPTMNTDRTITWRDATTGQEITTHPR